In Bacteroidales bacterium, one genomic interval encodes:
- a CDS encoding AraC family transcriptional regulator encodes MEDFYKYIQVNSEYGFSDLRVVNAGHTRIVPGVAYPPGHHPDHHYFNFQQGRVIDEYQLIFISEGQGVLDTQSAGRTTLSAGQGFILFPDEWHRYKPDKQTGWIENWVGFSGEVSMLKSSSHLLSRENPVFRIGVDDRIFQLFNAIFDRVKTDVVGSEYVLSGVVIHMLGYIATLLQRQALNITSRTDEIILTAKSIMERQFSSKVKLEEIADELKISYAWFRKYFRRNTGFSPYDYLLNIRINHAKFLLKNSGYSVKEICMSSGFESQQQFCRTFKKKTGKTPVEFRKHSLKA; translated from the coding sequence TTGGAGGACTTTTATAAATATATACAGGTTAACAGCGAATATGGCTTCAGCGACCTGAGAGTTGTGAATGCCGGACATACCCGCATCGTTCCGGGCGTTGCCTATCCGCCCGGTCATCACCCGGACCACCATTATTTTAACTTCCAGCAGGGAAGGGTGATTGATGAATACCAGCTGATATTTATCTCGGAAGGGCAAGGTGTGCTGGATACACAAAGTGCCGGCAGGACAACCCTCTCTGCGGGCCAGGGTTTTATTCTTTTTCCCGATGAATGGCACCGTTATAAGCCGGACAAACAAACAGGATGGATCGAGAACTGGGTGGGATTCAGTGGAGAGGTCAGTATGCTGAAGTCGTCAAGCCATCTGTTATCCAGGGAGAACCCGGTATTCCGGATCGGTGTCGATGACCGGATATTCCAGCTATTCAATGCCATATTTGACAGGGTAAAGACCGATGTTGTAGGATCGGAATATGTGCTTTCAGGAGTGGTGATCCACATGCTGGGGTATATAGCCACTTTACTGCAGAGGCAGGCTCTGAATATTACCAGCCGGACCGATGAGATCATCCTGACTGCCAAGTCCATTATGGAAAGGCAATTTAGCTCTAAAGTAAAGCTGGAAGAGATTGCGGATGAACTGAAGATCTCTTACGCCTGGTTCAGGAAGTATTTCAGAAGGAACACAGGTTTCTCCCCCTATGATTACCTGTTGAATATCCGGATCAACCATGCCAAGTTTCTGTTAAAAAACAGCGGGTATTCGGTTAAGGAGATATGTATGTCCTCCGGTTTTGAGTCCCAGCAGCAGTTTTGCCGCACCTTTAAAAAGAAAACCGGTAAAACTCCTGTGGAGTTCAGAAAACACTCTCTAAAGGCCTGA